The sequence below is a genomic window from Acidilobus saccharovorans 345-15.
ATTCTCAGAAGCCTTGTAGATATATCAGGGGAGGCGGAATGTATTATCGGCGCCAAGGCGGGCCCTATTATCGCCAGGCCGCACCCGTGGGGCAGCGATGGCACTAGGCCACTCAATATGTTCTCTATCTGGTGTACTATGTTTGTCGGGCTGAGGTCTATAGCGACGCCCGATATCATTGATGAGTACATGAGCCAGTACCTGGGCGACTCATCCTTAGGGTTAGCCACTGCCAGGGGCAAGTTCTCAACAATCCTCCTTATAGACTCCTCGGCCAAAGCCCAGACCAGCGGCGAGCTTCCGACTGTTGTGGCAGCCTCATAAGCGTGGTAGAGCGCGTCGAAAGTAGTACAAAGCACCTGCTCCATGGGCATAGAGATGGTGTACCTTGGATCGTCAAAGGCCGCCTTAGGGTAGCAGACCTCGTTGCCAAGCTTGTCGCCCCTGGTGACGTCAGTCATATTGGCGTAGCGGTTTACCTCGGACCCAGTTCCGTGAGTTAGGTTCACCGCGTAAACTGGTAAACATGTCTGGGCGCGCCGCTTGCCGTAAAGGTAATCCAAGGCCGTGCCGCCATTAGCAACTATGGCCGAGGCTACCTTAGCGGTGTCTATTGTACTTCCTCCGCCTATCGCTATTAGGGCCTCAGCCCCGAAGTCCTTAACGTACTTCGCCAGCTCATCTGCAAGTGATGAAGGTGGGTTGGCCACAACCCTGTCAAATATAGAATATTCTACTCCGTTATCCCTCAATATGGCAATGACGTCATCGAGCGCTCCGCTGGCCTTGGCCGCAATCCTACCTGTTACTATAATGACCTTCCTGACGCCTTTAACGTAGCTTCTCAGCGACTCCTCGGAGCTGGGTCCGAAGTGCACCTTTGTGCAGCTGTAAGTCCATTCGAAAGGCTTTAGGGGCAATACTCTCACCGCGCACTAAGATAGAAGCTAGCTTAAAAAAGGGGAGCTATAGGTTACTCAACTGGTGCGGCGGTAGTCTAGCTTGGACTAGGACGCCGGCCTGCCACGCCGGAGGTCCCGGGTTCGAGTCCCGGCCGCCGCACCATTTGTTTTAGCC
It includes:
- a CDS encoding iron-containing alcohol dehydrogenase, producing MRVLPLKPFEWTYSCTKVHFGPSSEESLRSYVKGVRKVIIVTGRIAAKASGALDDVIAILRDNGVEYSIFDRVVANPPSSLADELAKYVKDFGAEALIAIGGGSTIDTAKVASAIVANGGTALDYLYGKRRAQTCLPVYAVNLTHGTGSEVNRYANMTDVTRGDKLGNEVCYPKAAFDDPRYTISMPMEQVLCTTFDALYHAYEAATTVGSSPLVWALAEESIRRIVENLPLAVANPKDESPRYWLMYSSMISGVAIDLSPTNIVHQIENILSGLVPSLPHGCGLAIIGPALAPIIHSASPDISTRLLRILEPSGNITAETAGNILEKFAESVGFNRRLGYYGIGRDIVREAVRRAFSNPIVAERLRTRLGRVNLDEQKLTELLTSMI